The proteins below come from a single Natrinema sp. SYSU A 869 genomic window:
- a CDS encoding HalOD1 output domain-containing protein: MTGTTLDYHSDSISLRVVEALADETNTDAHELEPLYNAVDPEALDQLFQPDSTADISVEFEYDGLLVGVRSDGTVTVDGTVHDSR, from the coding sequence ATGACTGGAACCACACTAGATTACCACAGCGATTCGATCAGTCTGCGAGTCGTCGAGGCGCTCGCGGACGAGACCAACACCGATGCACACGAACTCGAGCCGCTGTACAACGCGGTGGATCCCGAGGCGCTGGATCAGCTCTTCCAGCCAGACTCGACTGCCGATATCAGCGTCGAATTCGAGTACGACGGCTTGCTCGTCGGAGTTCGAAGCGACGGCACCGTCACAGTTGACGGGACAGTCCATGACAGTCGATAG